In one window of Lycium ferocissimum isolate CSIRO_LF1 unplaced genomic scaffold, AGI_CSIRO_Lferr_CH_V1 ctg1182, whole genome shotgun sequence DNA:
- the LOC132041826 gene encoding protein PIN-LIKES 5-like has translation MGFWTLFEVASMPILQVLLISVLGALMATDYLKLLHSDARKSLNKIVFVVFTPSLMFASLAKTVTLDDIISWWFMPINIGLTFLVGGILGWIVVKILKPEVHLEGLIVATCSAGNLGNLLLIVIPAICKEDGSPFGDHGICASVGLSYASFSMAVGGFYIWTYTYHLIRSSSVKFKAMKAAEEDALKKPNNDLLNANEKSHLLQDDDLAVTNIQDPENQTIIHPSIKKGEVSSWSKIAGTLNKIVEELLAPPTVAAIIGLIFGSVTWLKNLIIGSNAPLRVIQDSVKLLGDGTIPCITLILGGNLTQGLRKAKVKPMIIIAVVCVRYIFSPLVGILVLKAAGKLGFLAADPLYKFVLMIQYTLPPAMNIGTMTQLFDVAQEECSVLFLWTYLVAAFALTIWSTIFMWLLS, from the exons atgggttTCTGGACATTATTCGAGGTGGCATCTATGCCAATATTACAAGTGCTTCTCATAAGTGTTTTAGGTGCTTTAATGGCCACTGATTATCTCAAGCTTCTTCACTCTGATGCCCGAAAGTCCCTTAATAAA ATTGTGTTCGTGGTATTTACACCTTCCTTAATGTTTGCAAGTTTGGCAAAGACCGTTACCTTGGACGACATCATCTCATG GTGGTTTATGCCCATTAATATAGGGCTAACTTTTCTAGTTGGAGGAATTCTTGGATGGATAGTTGTAAAAATACTTAAGCCAGAGGTACATCTAGAGGGACTTATTGTTGCTACATGCTCAGCAG gTAACTTGGGAAACCTTCTATTGATAGTAATTCCAGCAATTTGCAAGGAGGATGGTAGCCCATTTGGTGATCATGGAATTTGTGCTTCTGTTGGTCTCTCTTATGCCTCTTTCTCCATGGCT GTTGGTGGTTTCTACATATGGACCTACACATACCACCTAATAAGAAGTTCCTCTGTGAAATTTAAAGCAATGAAAGCAGCTGAGGAAGATGCATTGAAGAAACCAAATAATGATTTGTTAAATGCAAATGagaaatctcaccttcttcaaGATGATGATCTTGCTGTTACCAATATTCAAGACCCTGAAAACCAAACT ATTATTCATCCATCAATCAAGAAAGGGGAAGTATCATCATGGAGCAAAATAGCAGGGACTTTGAACAAAATTGTGGAGGAGCTATTGGCACCTCCAACAGTTGCAGCA ATTATAGGACTTATATTTGGTTCAGTGACATGGTTGAAAAACTTGATTATTGGTAGCAATGCTCCACTCAGAGTAATCCAAGACTCTGTCAAATTACTCGG GGATGGGACAATTCCATGTATCACACTTATACTAGGGGGAAACCTCACACAAG GACTGAGGAAGGCAAAAGTGAAACCAATGATCATCATAGCAGTAGTGTGTGTGAGATATATATTCAGTCCTCTTGTTGGTATTCTTGTTCTTAAAGCAGCTGGAAAATTAGGGTTCCTTGCTGCAGATCCTCTTTACAAATTTGTGCTAATGATACAATATACATTGCCGCCCGCCATGAATATCG GAACAATGACACAATTATTTGATGTGGCACAAGAAGAGTGTTCAGTCCTATTCTTGTGGACTTATTTGGTTGCAGCATTTGCTCTCACCATTTGGTCCACAATATTCATGTGGCTCTTGTCCTAA